taattttttaattaatagtaaattaaattattaattttttggatGAATTAATATAGAATGGCAAAACCTTAAGAGCAACACAATTAGTATAACTCGAAACCAGACCATACCTGAAACGCTGAACACATTAATTATCAGGTCGATAcacaaattcaaattaaattaataatttttcgaAGGGATCTGCCAATCTTTGAACTGAAAATGAAAATAGCATCAAATTGAATAATTACATGAAAAGAGGGGACAGAATATCCAAACAAAATACTGTTTTGTGTggtcataaaaattatttattaattaattaataatgtatGATAGGCAAATTGGAGAAATACACGTGTCCATTTATATAACTGCCTTAAACCCTTCGGAACTTTTAAAGTTTAAGCGGGAATGTAACTGAAAACAGAAACGATTCTTtgtctctctctctatataaaccctctccctctctctttctTTTCACTGAAGAAAGATTAGAGTTTGTTCTTCTTTTGCAAGGTATTTTCTCTgcttttttctaaaattattttagtatttccCAAGGTATTAGATTTTGAATCATCAATATCAGAGAACAAACAaatttaagtctttttttttttttgcttttttaaaTTGCTGATAATCTTTGAAAGATTTTCTTTAAACCTGCTCTTTGTTAATccatcttcatttttttttaattttcgttttcgttttcatttctTGATAATGTTTTGTATGTAttacataaattttcaattttgatacATTAGGTCGTGGCTTGGAAACCAAGGTGTCGAAGATCTAACAATGAACGTTAAACCGGTATAGTATAAATTTCCCCCAGTTTTCATTTTTAGTAAACCCATAAAAAGGAGAACTTTAGCATTTAATTGTGATAATTTATGGGACTTTTAACATACTTGTCTTCTTTGGAGTCGTGGTGCAGTTTCCTGGACCTTCGTGTATTCGCTTATAtgcagatgatgatgatgatagagACTTTGTAGATGAAGGTTTTGCAGAGAAGAAAGGCAAAGACAAAGGTAAAGGCATTACTGAATGCAAATACAAGGGAACTTCTTCAGCTGAGTTGAAAACGTTTGGGGGACAACAAATGCTTTCTGCAGATCAAACAATTCCCCGTAGAGACCTTTCGGTTGCGTTCAAAACATATAAACGACAACTCAGTAATTACCAAAGATTGCAATTGGCAAACAATTATTGTAAGGCAGCTTACCTGGAGGTCATGAGTTTGGCAAAGGAAGCGGGAACTTGGGTACGAGCGAAGCCCAGATTAGGTAATCTGGATGATCTCGTAAACGAATTCCGAACCCCTCCTTTGCCTGGACGGAAGATGGAAGTCTCTGTCGCAACCGCAGTCATTCCGGATGTCTTGGCATCCGAGATTGCCGAAATGATGACGCTTTCGGTGAGTATTTTGGATGTTTATTAGACTCCTTTTTCGTTTGTTCTAGTAGCTAGCCCCTTCTTATGTTATTGTTCTATATATGTTTCACAGAGCAATCTGTGGTCTAAGTTACTGTTTCCCCTTGTCAAATATGTTGAGGGGTCTAATGTAGTGGGTAGTCTTCAGTATTTAAGCTATGCGGATGTATCCATCAAGGCTGCAGTACAGGTAAACTGATCTTACATGGCGTTTACTTGCCATTTAGTTAGTGTCACTTGTTAGTCCATCAACCAAATATATGTTTGTTCCATAGATGTATGCAGAGCTTCAACTGCCAACAACATTGGTACCAACAAGATATTTCGAGTTTTTGCGATATGGGAAAGAGATAATGGATGGAATTTACATAATTGTTGATGTCTCGAGCCGTTATTCCGATCCTTTTGCAAAGCGTAATAGTGAAAGAAGACCATCAGGGGTCATAATCAGGGAACATGGACCTGAAGATTGTGAGGTTTTACTCTTTTGTGACTTGCTTTTTAACCTTACTGTTGCTTCAATCATTGTAATGGAAATGCTTTTTACCTTAAACAGATTATATGGATTGAGAATGTGGAAGTGGATGAAACCAGAGAAAACTTGTACTCCACAATAATCGGTTCAAACTTGGCATATGGTGCACACCGTTGGGTAACCACACTGTTATGGAATCTAAAGCGTGACAAGAGCTCATTTTCCGATCTCAAAATCGATGTGCATCCCGGGGGTAATAAAAAGACTTGTTCtcttttcagttttttttcttgGACATTAAACTGTTTAATTCCATCATTTGTTTAATGTTGTGGTGCAGCTGGTTCTTTTCTTTTGGCTTTAACCCAAGCCATGAAGCGTTTCTTCATGGAATGTGTTTCTCAGCATCCTGATGAAACTGCACTTACTGTAATAACTAGTGGTGAAGATCCAATAAGGATTCTGCATAACAAAAAACTTAATGAATATATATCTTTTGTCGGCGTAAACAGTTTCCGGGTTCAAGCTAAACCCCTCTcagtttttcaatttttaatgaaaaaggaTCTCCAGTTGGAGGTATGaaatatctatatacatatataactcagttattcaattattttttactgatgaaatatattatatgtatagcAGTTTCGTGTGTTTGGAGATAGTGAGACAAATGAGGTCGATGAGGAGCCTGAGCTATTGTTCACATTTGGCACTGATGATAAAAGCAATATCATCTCTCTGCATAAAAGGGTTACAAAAGAGGTCCAAGTCTGCTcacaaattaaaacccaaattttcctttttgtttaaGTCTTTGCTTACATATATACTTTTGTTTCTGTTTTCTGTTTGTATGCGGCAGGGAATTGTATACGGCTTACAAGAAGCTTCAATGGATGAATATTGCTCCTTTATCCTATCCAAAACATTGACGGAAGATACGGTGAATGCTCACATTGTTTGTGGGAATAAAAGCATTTATGAGGACAGTAAATCTAGAATGGCTAACATAACTCCTTCTGGGTTTGCTATAATGCCTGATGGTCCTGGGGGCCTCCATTGCGATGCTTCTCTTGTAACCTTTCTCGTGCAGCTATATTATGATCCTTTAGGAAATCCTGTTGATGTTGAGTTTGTTAGAAAAGATTTTCTAAGTGATTTGAACAGTATCATCAGAGAGTTGAATGAAAAGGGTAAGTGTTGAAAATATGAGAATATTGTTACAGAAATTACTTAATTGGAGATCTCTTCTCACAGTTTTTTTTGGTTTTGCAGTTGTGGGGGAAAAAACGAATGGAATTGAGATCATACATTTGACACAAGGCAAGGCTAGCTGCATCTGAACCTGGAGGAAGCATAGatggaaaaaaaaacaagagaTACTTTTCTTGCAGAAAccaattttaattgtttttctacACTTCTgttatagatatagatatagctATAGATACTTTTCATGTTGGTGTTGAGAGCCTGAATGTGGATGATAAATAGAAAGAGAAATTACAAGCAAAACTTTCCTGTGAATGTTGATAAAGATACGTTTCTTTTTAATGCCAAAAAGTTATGACCTTAGCTTTTCAAGCAGGCTTTCATTAAGCTAATATTAATTGACtcccttatttttaatttagggaCAATTATGGAGGCATGACCACCTCCTTTGGAACTGATGACAAGGCCTCTTGTCCACGCAAGTGTGGGTAGTTGGTGACATATTCTCATCATCCTCAGTATTTTCGACTGATCTTCATTACTCATCTGCATCGCCTCATGAAAAGCATTCTAGAAATGCTCCTTTTATTTCTCAGTCACCAACTAATGCTGCAGCTTTGCCCTTTACCACAATCATCTAATCAAACGCTGCCTCAAACGCTGCCTCAATCCACAATATCAAGTCACTTCAACAATGAAAATAGTGGTTCTTGGTGAATATGTTCGGGTTTCCTTGATTTTCCTATAAGCAACCCTATCTGGAGCAGTCACGTAGCAAGCACTAGTTCTAGTGGTAGTCATGACATAAAAGGACTTGTGCATTGGCCACCAATTGGAATGAGCTTCTTGTTGAAAACGTTATGGATATGGAACCAGATTAACTTAAAACTTATTGGTATTGTTTCATATTCCCTTCATGTTGCTTGACATGGCATGTCATGTGGCAAAACCATGCACAACTATTTCTGAACAGAAACCCCAAGTACACTCAGCACCTTCCAATCTCCATCTGTAGCTAGTCGCAGTATTGTATACTCTTCATCAGCAAATAATGCCCCAGAAAAGCCACGAATGCGGTGGACGCTTCATGAAGCCTTTGTTTAGGCTGTCAACCAACTAGGTGGTGTGGACCTTTTGGCTCTCATGAAATTGCtattaatttttcactttttttcccGTCCACTTTTGGACGGATGGTAATTTGCATGATAAGAAAGAAAAGTTACCTCCTATTTTCTGTACTACCTAGCAATCTTTAAATCCATTTTCCTTCCAATTTTCCATCCTGCAGGTACATACAcctctctttttattattaaagaatTTGCTTATGTATGTGTGCTCAAAGGCACTGGTTAGTTATTTCCCTTTAACTGGAGATGCCACTCTCTTAGCTGATGACTCTGGCAGTCCTATATTTCTGCATTTATCTGTGTTACTTCATGTCCTTATCAATGAAGTGATCATTGTTTCTTTTCATTTGGTTCAATGGGTTTCAGAATCTTTAGCTGTCCAGTGAAATTTATGATGCATGTTTATTGTGCACTCAATAATCCTATTCTCCCATTCTGATTTATGATGCAAGTTCTCTTGTGAGACTGGGGTTGTCACTCAATATCTGGCTGAAACTATGACTCTTGTTTGCAGGAACCATTGATGCTTTCATTAGTAGGATAGATAGAGCTTCTCAAGTTCCAAGTTATGTTTGTTGTGGACAATTGCGTAAGCACTTTGGTATTTTAGTtcataaaacatataattaatttttaagaagggtcaaaaataaaaatttccatttatttaaataattaaaaacttaaattaaatgattaatatttaagaGGGACCATTAATGAGAATTTCCCACTAACCAACATCTGAGGTTGTTGTATGGAAAGATAAATAACTAGGCAAGTAATTAAAGTTTCCTTCTAAAGATGGAGTTTCAAAGTAAATGTAAAGTGTATGGTAGGATTTGGTAATAGAGGGAAATTGTGGAGGCGTTTAAAGTTGAACTTGCATCATTATTGTATATTTACATGACTAAGAAATCTctgcattttattatttataattaattattttaattcatcaaTAAAAATGTACGAGTGAatcttatatataataattttaatttaatttattattatatttctatgtattgtcttatatataataattttaaattaaattattattatatgttaatttttttattgaaaactaTGATAACTGATTATTGGAATATACAATACTTTTTTAATCCTTGAAATGGaagtattttaactttttaattaaagataaaaatattttatatgaatgatttaaaattttaaaaattatataaattatataaattatataaattatttcatgttacttttttttttaaaacatatgttAACCTTTTTAAATTGTGTAGTGTGATATCTTTTTTTAAAGGTTCAACTaactatataatatttatttgatccGATTAATATTTCCATTTCAAAAGagataattttgatatttaataaatattaaacctATGATAAAATTTTAGTCTCATTTGATAAGTCAACTCTGATTAGAAAAATGGgattaaaattttgtctaaattcGGTTTAggaaaaaatgttaaaactcgggTCCAGTTCAATCcgccgtattaattttttatattatttttatataaattttaaaatatatataatacattaaaaatattaaaataaatgtttcccaacaaattaaaaataaattttaaaaaaatatttatacttaaacaACACTAAAATATGTGCAACTTAAGAAGCAAATGcttttaaaatagtaacaaaactaataataaaataaaagttatataatattcacataataataacaaaatagtaataaCATAATTGTGAAATGACAGCAAACCAatgaaaaaataacaagaaaattaaaacaaCTACAAAACAGTGGAAAACCAACAAGAAAACCAAcaagaaaacaattttttttcaaattcgggTTGGGTCGGGCCAGACCCAAGCTAAAAAAAACTTTATCTAAGATCTGTCTCATTTTTTAAAACAGaccttatttttttgttcaaactcattttttaagcttatatttttaccccaaaccctCCCGCTTTTCAAACAAAACTTCGGATCAATAATTGAACAGGTATACTTACAAATCAACTAAGTACacataatttgtaaatatttaaattaatttaatatcattatatttttcaCTTTGACATTATATTATCCatcttaaatttcaaaactaataaaatttagcatacgtaaaataatatttgacatacaaaatatatatcaaaattagttgatatttttaaaaaataaaatttatttaatataatgatatatattaaaaaatcattatataattacatatttattatttattcatataagtaaagaaattattaaaaaatagttaaactattaaaaaatagttaaataaacatggaaaaagaTTTAAACTTCACACAAACATTTAACCAACCAACCTAAGTGCTAAGTTGTTAAAAAGAAAGCATGTTTAGTTTCAGAAAAACGCTTTTTAAAGGACCGGTAAGTTTTTTCgacatattttcttaaataataataaaaaaagcctaaattgctaatttttttaaataaaaggcaacatttttcactaatttttcctatataatgTGTGATGTAGTTCCAGAAGcatgtatattttgatatttaaagtgAAACCAATGGTTGGTTAATGGGCATGGTGTGGGGTACGTAACACATGCGCCAAATGCATAAATATCATAACATATACAGCTTTATCAACTAAGTTCCATTTGTTAGGAAGTAGAGTCGCCCCTACCTTTGAGTCGAAGCTAGCTTATAGCTTAAGCCATTAGCTATGCACAAGCAAAATGGCAGGCGTTTGGCAGAGTTCCAGCTACCAAGCAATGGTTTCCTTATTTTCATTCCTCCCTTTAACGTCTCTTAGACTCAAACCTACGACTTCTCAACTCACAGTTTGGTAGTCTCTCCCTCACATTTCACTTTATTAATTACCTTATAATACCACATCCCCTCAAGCCCTCATCACATCTTTGTCTCTCAGTTATTATCCTATTCATCTCATCTTTGTTTGTTTTTGGCTTGCCATGGCTGGCTTTGGTTCACTTGCAGTTGACGAGgtactttcttcttcttttctttaatttagttACTTCTTACTATGAGCCTGATGATGTTATGGGATAGCAGAATCGGCCTCCGACACGGCAGTCTTCGGGAAAAGTATGCAAAGTTTGCGGGGATAAGATTGGTCGAAATGAAGACGGGGAATTGTTTGTAGCTTGTCACGTATGTGCCTTCCCGGTTTGCCGGCCATGTTATGAGTATGAAAGGAGTGAAGGAACCCAGTGCTGCCCTCAGTGCAATACTCCCTACAAGCGTCAAAAAggttcatttttttttaatctctGAGTTTCTAGCTAGAGAAATGAAGTGTTACAGACAGAACTAACATGTTTCATTAACTTTGGTCTTTTGCTTATCTGACAGGTAGTGCAAGAGTTGCAGGTGATGATGAAGACAACTATGACCaagatgattttgatgatgaatttcAGACCAAGAACCGCAAGGATGACTTGGATCAGCATGTAAGTTcattatatataatagtatatatataaataaataataatcattAAATATTTATCAGATTACTAAAGTTGATTGTCAATTTTGCAGGAAAACGGGGACTATAATAATCAGCAATGGCATCCTAATGGTCAAGCTTTCTCAGTTGGAGGAAGCAGTAAGTGCAACTTTTGCATTCCTTTTAAAACTCTGATTTAGCTTTATACTTATGGGAGGGTTTATCAATGGGGTACAGCTGCTGGTAAGGATTTTGAAGGGGACAAAGAGATTTATGGCAGTGCAGAATGGAAAGAAAGAGTTGAGAAAGGGAAAGTTAGGCAAGAAAAAAGAGGTTTGGTGGGCAATTATGGTGATGCAGGACATGATCAAGctgaacaagaagaagaagaagattacCTGTATGTTCCTCTGACATGATCCGTCTCTCCTCCATTTTTAAGTTTCAACACTTGTTTTAAATTTCTTTGAATTTGTAGCATGGCAGAAGCTCGACAACCCCTCTGGCGAAAAGTTCCGATTTCCTCGAGCCTGATAAACCCTTACCGGATAGTCATTGTCCTACGGCTCTTTGTCCTCATCTTTTTCCTCCGGTTCCGTATTATAACACCGGCCTACGATGCTTTTCCCTTATGGCTTATCTCTGTTATATGTGAAGTATGGTTTGCTTTCTCCTGGATACTCGACCAGTTCCCCAAATGGTTCCCCATTACTCGTGAAACTTACCTGGATCGCCTCTCCTTGAGGTTTGAGCGTGAGGGAGAGCCTAATCAACTAGGTTCAGTCGATGTCTTCGTGAGCACTGTCGATCCTCTTAAGGAACCGCCCATCATAACAGCAAACACGGTTCTATCAATCTTGTCTGTTGATTATCCTGTTGAAAAAGTGAGCTGTTATGTATCCGATGATGGTGCTTCCATGCTTCTTTTCGACACACTATCGGAAACTGCCGAGTTTGCCAGGAGGTGGGTACCATTTTGCAAGAAGCATAACGTCGAGCCAAGGGCACCGGAGTTTTATTTCTCCGAGAAGATAGATTACTTGAAAGACAAGGTTCATCCTAGCTTTGTCAAAGAACGTAGAGCCATGAAAGTGAGTTGCCAAATTTGTTCACATTTTCGGTGCTACCAGTGTCCTCATCTTGTTAAAACATGTAAGTTAAACAAGGTTTTAATATATACTTTGCTTATGGTGTACTTGTAGAGGGAATATGAAGAGTTTAAAGTAAGGATCAATGCACTAGTGGCAAAAGCTCAGAAGAAACCAGAAGAAGGATGGGTGATGCAAGATGGCACCCCGTGGCCTGGAAATAACACTCGTGATCATCCCGGGATGATTCAGGTGCCTTGATATAAGATCATCAAATATCATTCTATCCGTGAAATTAAAGCCCATATCATGGTGGAACTTAAAAGCTTCTTGCTTTACAGGTCTATCTAGGTAGTGCTGGTGCACTTGATGTGGATGGCAAGGAACTACCTAGGCTTGTTTACGTATCTCGTGAGAAACGTCCTGGTTATCAGCACCACAAGAAAGCCGGTGCCATGAATGCTCTGGTGAGAACTGTTTGTCTGATTTCTTATTTGTTTCCATAGGAAGAGGATGCAATTTAATGGTTTGCTACTGATCTTGCCTATTGTTTGATCATGAATGTCATTGCCAGGTTCGAGTCTCTGCCGTGCTTACTAATGCACCCTTCATATTGAATCTGGATTGTGATCACTATATTAACAACAGCAAGGCTATAAGGGAAGCAATGTGCTTTTTAATGGATCCCCAATTTGGAAAGAAGCTTTGCTATGTTCAATTCCCTCAGAGGTTCGACGGCATTGATCGTCATGATAGATATGCTAATCGGAACGTTGTCTTCTTCGATGTAAGTTATTGTACAAAATATTTACTTTGTTTGCTTCTTTGTAAAATTAGTACCTAATAACTACAATGTTGCTTTTGTTGCTTTTGGTCATAGATTAACATGTTAGGCTTAGACGGACTTCAAGGCCCTGTATATGTAGGCACAGGGTGTGTCTTCAACAGGCAGGCATTGTATGGCTATGATCCACCTGTCTCCGAGAAGCGACCGAAGATGACATGCGACTGCTGGCCTTCATGGTGTTGCTGTTGCTGTGGAGGGTCAAGAAAAAAGTCGAAGAAGACAGGAGAGAAAAAGAGTTTCCTCGGAGGTCTCCTACGCtccaagaagaagaaaatgatgggAAAGAACTATGTGAGAAAAGGGTCCGCACCAATTTTCAATCTTGAAGAAATCGAAGAAGGTCTTGAAGGATATGATGAACTAGAGAAATCATCACTCATGTCACAGAAGAATTTTGAGAAACGATTCGGGCAATCACCAGTTCTCATCACTTCAACTCTGATGGAAAATGGAGGCCTTCCTGAAGGCACCAATACCAATTCACTCATTAAGGAGGCCATTCATGTAATCAGCTGTGGCTATGAAGAGAAAACAGAATGGGGCAAAGAGGTGACCACTATTACATTAATACTATATTGAGTCATTGTAACAACTTTGAGGAGATTACTGAATTGTTTTCTTTACAGATTGGATGGATTTACGGGTCTGTCACGGAAGATATTTTAACTGGTTTTAAGATGCACTGTAGAGGATGGAAATCTGTTTACTGTGTACCGAAAAGACCAGCATTTAAAGGATCGGCGCCAATCAATCTATCAGATCGTTTGCACCAAGTTTTAAGGTGGGCTCTTGGTTCGGTGGAAATCTTCCTCAGTCGTCACTGCCCACTTTGGTATGGCTATGCTGGAAAACTGAAATGGCTGGAAAGGCTTGCCTATATAAACACCATTGTTTACCCTTTCACGTCCATTCCTTTACTCGCCTATTGTACAATTCCAGCTGTTTGTCTCCTGACAGGAAAATTCATCATCCCAACTGTAAGTAACATTGCAGATTGCTTTATTAAAACATTCTGAAAGAGATTGATTTATTAGGCCCTggaaaattaaactttttttttgtttccttgGCAGCTAAGCAACCTTACAAGTGTATGGTTCCTGGCACTTTTCCTTTCCATCATAGCAACCAGTGTTCTCGAACTTCGATGGAGCGGAGTTAGCATCCAAGACTGGTGGCGCAATGAACAGTTCTGGGTGATCGGTGGTGTCTCTGCACATCTTTTTGCTGTCTTCCAAGGCCTGCTCAAAGTCCTTGCTGGAGTTGACACCAACTTCACTGTAACAGCAAAAGCCGCTGAAGATGCCGAGTTTGGAGAGCTTTACCTCTTCAAATGGACCACCCTCCTAATCCCACCAACAACTCTAATAATATTGAACATGGTGGGAGTTGTTGCCGGGGTTTCTGATGCAATTAATAATGGTTACGGTTCATGGGGTCCCTTATTTGGCAAGCTATTCTTCGCCTTCTGGGTCATTGTTCACCTCTATCCTTTCCTCAAAGGTTTGATGGGAAGGCAAAACAGGACTCCAACCATTGTTGTGTTGTGGTCTATACTTCTTGCATCAATTTTCTCATTGGTCTGGGTTCGGATCGATCCTTTCTTGCCCAAGCAAACAGGTCCAGTCCTCAAACAATGTGGAGTGGAGTGCTGATCATGCCAACTCCTCATTATTATCACCATTCATTGTTTTGAGTCCCCAGATCTCCAAGGTGTTGGTAGAGCAAGCAAGGACGTCATTGATCACCAGCGGCAAGTAAGATGTCAATTAGGAACAAATTGACCACTCATTACATACATTGTACAACTTGATACCTATTCAAAACTTCATTGTTATAGCAAAGAAAGTTTGTTATGCTATAAGCTATATATACTAGGCTTGTTATCTCAGCTTTAATCCACAATAAACAGATAAAGCTTCAGGATTATATTCCATAGGTCATTTGTTTTCAATCAGCCTTTCACAGCTAGGCTTAAAATAAGAAGGGAAAATTCATCCACAAGGATTCAAATCATGCTTAAACTATATATATGTTGCAAGACTAAAAGTATTAAAAGAAACctacaattttattcaatttctaacATCTTAAAAGACAAAAAACAACTGCAATAAGGGTTCTGTATTTATTACATCTTCAGTTTATCAATGGCTCCTTGGATTAGCTTAATTTTGGCTATGGTCCTCTCTTCTCGGGTGCTTACCTTTGTAGGTTGCAGAGCAAGAACATTCCTCAGTCCTCTCTTCATGGATGGATGACGCCTCATCATTTTCTGAAGCAACACCCTGCGAAAATGGCATCAAACTGTTACTTAAAAAAGctgggaaaaaaaaaacaaaccacagaatatgcaaaaattaagaaaacataCTGAAGTTGTAGCCAAAACATGGCTTGGATGATTGAAAGCACACTTGGAACCAAACTTGCATCTTCCCGTTTTCAGAAAGTActgaaaacttgaaaaaaatagtaaatcataaagaaaataatggaaagaggaaaataatttgaaatttggatCAATGCTTACAGCACAATCAGGTTTTGCTTGCTTAAAATAATCACTTAATGGAATCTGTAAACCAGATTGCTTGGGAAGGAAAATTTCCTGCGGTTAGAAGATATATTTCTACAATAAGTTAATTTTCCATTCAGTTGTTTGATCAAACAGCTAGCATAGtgtactatatatacatatatatatatacctgctCTATTTCGGCGATGAGGTCAAGATGAAACTGTTGCATAGCCTTAATAGCATCTTGTTGAGTGCTGTCCATTAATTGCAAGGAAATGCTAATGCACAAGTTCATATCTGGAACTATTGTAAATCCAGAAGGATACAAGACCAGCTCAGACCATTCGTTTTTGCTTAGATTCTGATCAAAATCGGATTCTTTGATTGGAGATGATATAACAAAGGAGCGAAATCCATCAGTTGAAGCTTCTTGCAACACATACCCTTCGAATGGCTACATCAGAAGCAGAAGCTACATTAGCTTCATATATCTTCTCTCTGCAACTCTTtgtaataaaaaactaaaataaaataaaataaaatacccaCATCCTTATTTAGAGTAATGCAGTAAGTGTCACCATCTGGGGAAGCAACTCTAATTACTTCATCGGTCCATTGTGTGATTCGGGTGTGGCACCACtgcattagaaaaaaaaaagtcctACATGTGGCCTCAATATCACTTAGGCAAAAAATATCATGTATGTATGCAGAAGGTACATACATCTATGTACAAGTTCTTTTCCCTGAGGTAACTGAAAACTGGCCGAGACGTTTTACTTTCGACATTAAATTTGACAACTGCAACAAAAATGCATGATCCTGCATATGGTCCTTGAGAGTTCAACTTATGTTTCAACcagatttctttattttcttgacgATGACCACTCCATCCGTCCCTGTCCGCAGATGCGACTATGCTATCCACATACTTGATTCTAATGTTTTTGGCCATTTCCTTTAAAACTCCCAGTAATTCACCTCTTGATCCTGTTTTACACAACAAGCAAGTAAAAAAATAGTTCCATTTTACCTTAAAGAAGTTAAGTCATAGCCAGAATAGCAGAAAACACAACCTTCATTTTCTGTTCcaagtttaaaacttaagaaaTCTGAGGACATCCTCCTGTAATCATTTTTCAAAACATTGATCCAGCAATATGCTTTGAAAGGCCAATCGGAGTCGATCGGAAATTCCATAGTTTCGATCCATATGACCTTGGA
The Gossypium hirsutum isolate 1008001.06 chromosome A07, Gossypium_hirsutum_v2.1, whole genome shotgun sequence genome window above contains:
- the LOC107956344 gene encoding homeobox-leucine zipper protein ROC7 isoform X2, whose amino-acid sequence is MDGDKPDNALPDEKLDSTQPDETPGSPPSHPLSGYFCNDALQLILNIAAENDPWFKEHGLHSERILPKFFLMPNATTMSVDLSIDSAILPLPPRDLVSMMTDVKTWASRFSHIVYSGKGEKPSGTSLEILDIQKVTAEFLKPISVVPFSTIEKITFLRFVKEIRHDMWAVVDLDFDECSERLSRMTIGTSVASKPKVENACRRKPSGVIIAKYDDSKSKVIWIETMEFPIDSDWPFKAYCWINVLKNDYRRMSSDFLSFKLGTENEGSRGELLGVLKEMAKNIRIKYVDSIVASADRDGWSGHRQENKEIWLKHKLNSQGPYAGSCIFVAVVKFNVESKTSRPVFSYLREKNLYIDWCHTRITQWTDEVIRVASPDGDTYCITLNKDPFEGYVLQEASTDGFRSFVISSPIKESDFDQNLSKNEWSELVLYPSGFTIVPDMNLCISISLQLMDSTQQDAIKAMQQFHLDLIAEIEQEIFLPKQSGLQIPLSDYFKQAKPDCAYFLKTGRCKFGSKCAFNHPSHVLATTSGVASENDEASSIHEERTEECSCSATYKGKHPRREDHSQN
- the LOC107956344 gene encoding homeobox-leucine zipper protein ROC7 isoform X1 — translated: MVINRRNKRLSYCMIKHMSNGLTLTTDRSGLDNALPDEKLDSTQPDETPGSPPSHPLSGYFCNDALQLILNIAAENDPWFKEHGLHSERILPKFFLMPNATTMSVDLSIDSAILPLPPRDLVSMMTDVKTWASRFSHIVYSGKGEKPSGTSLEILDIQKVTAEFLKPISVVPFSTIEKITFLRFVKEIRHDMWAVVDLDFDECSERLSRMTIGTSVASKPKVENACRRKPSGVIIAKYDDSKSKVIWIETMEFPIDSDWPFKAYCWINVLKNDYRRMSSDFLSFKLGTENEGSRGELLGVLKEMAKNIRIKYVDSIVASADRDGWSGHRQENKEIWLKHKLNSQGPYAGSCIFVAVVKFNVESKTSRPVFSYLREKNLYIDWCHTRITQWTDEVIRVASPDGDTYCITLNKDPFEGYVLQEASTDGFRSFVISSPIKESDFDQNLSKNEWSELVLYPSGFTIVPDMNLCISISLQLMDSTQQDAIKAMQQFHLDLIAEIEQEIFLPKQSGLQIPLSDYFKQAKPDCAYFLKTGRCKFGSKCAFNHPSHVLATTSGVASENDEASSIHEERTEECSCSATYKGKHPRREDHSQN